In Candidatus Defluviibacterium haderslevense, a single window of DNA contains:
- a CDS encoding right-handed parallel beta-helix repeat-containing protein, with protein sequence MIRFFFLILLFINIAENNLSANTIIVGVNQTYTSIQSAYNIAKPGDTILVNEGIYTQTEYLSGTKGNDKNNIYVISKKRHGAIYRGGSEAWHLSSVSYIVIEGFVFEQQTGNGVNMDDSGSLVNPSTNIAIIHCIFRDIKATGNNDLLKLSGLDFFSISECTFLNGSLGSSGSGIDMVGCHNGRINKCTFENMGANSIQMKGGSQYIRIEKNFFKKGGQRAINIGGSTGLAFFRPQNATFEAADINVWSNIFIESDTPIAFVGCIRSKVVNNTIINPVIWIFRILQETVDPNRFAPCGMNEFTNNIIYFPNNIRTIVNIGPNTDPSSFIFSNNLWYNHQNPSFNQYNLPVAETGSIKGKDPLFVNLTQENFNLLKAHQPLVKANR encoded by the coding sequence CAATATAGCCAAACCTGGTGATACCATTCTTGTAAATGAAGGTATATATACCCAAACCGAATATCTGAGCGGTACTAAAGGTAATGACAAAAACAATATTTACGTCATTTCAAAAAAAAGACACGGTGCAATCTATAGAGGTGGGTCAGAAGCTTGGCATTTAAGTTCCGTTTCCTATATTGTTATCGAAGGGTTTGTGTTCGAACAACAAACCGGTAATGGTGTCAACATGGACGATTCAGGAAGTTTAGTGAATCCTTCTACAAATATTGCAATAATCCACTGCATATTTAGAGATATTAAAGCAACCGGAAACAATGACTTATTAAAATTGTCAGGATTGGATTTTTTCTCAATATCAGAATGTACATTTTTAAATGGAAGCCTCGGAAGCTCAGGTAGTGGAATTGATATGGTAGGATGCCACAATGGTAGAATTAATAAATGCACTTTTGAAAACATGGGTGCCAATAGTATCCAAATGAAAGGAGGAAGTCAATACATCCGGATTGAAAAAAACTTTTTTAAAAAAGGTGGGCAACGAGCAATCAATATTGGCGGAAGTACCGGGTTGGCATTTTTTAGACCTCAGAATGCAACATTTGAGGCTGCAGATATAAATGTATGGTCGAACATATTCATTGAATCTGACACACCCATTGCATTTGTAGGATGTATCCGAAGTAAAGTGGTAAACAATACCATAATCAATCCGGTAATTTGGATTTTTAGAATACTTCAGGAAACGGTTGACCCCAATCGTTTTGCTCCTTGTGGAATGAATGAATTTACAAATAACATTATTTATTTCCCAAATAATATTAGAACGATTGTTAATATTGGACCAAATACAGATCCTTCTTCATTTATTTTTTCAAATAACTTATGGTACAATCATCAGAATCCAAGTTTTAATCAATACAATTTACCTGTAGCAGAAACCGGAAGTATCAAAGGCAAGGATCCATTATTTGTAAACTTAACACAAGAAAATTTTAATCTTTTAAAAGCTCACCAGCCATTGGTCAAGGCAAATCGGTGA
- a CDS encoding LysE family transporter, protein MEWLIKGVLLGISIGLLVGPLFFALIQAGMEYGFRKGFLFAAGIWISDFILLMLTYFIFKNIPLPTNTDDISPILIVICAAAFILIGLNIMLSPTKKMDHQYLPTSKLWTVLVTKGFIVNTMNPSAFLIWMSVATIANKITLKPSGTEILMFYLSIGITIIGLDLLKIFLGKKIALKFKDGILSKFKYVSGVFFIINGLYLVYVAIF, encoded by the coding sequence ATGGAGTGGTTGATCAAAGGCGTATTGTTAGGCATTAGTATTGGCCTTTTGGTGGGGCCTTTGTTTTTTGCATTGATACAAGCAGGTATGGAATATGGATTCCGCAAAGGATTTCTTTTTGCAGCAGGAATTTGGATTAGTGATTTCATTCTATTAATGCTCACCTATTTTATATTTAAAAATATTCCACTACCTACAAACACAGATGATATCAGTCCGATTCTTATAGTTATCTGCGCTGCAGCATTTATATTAATTGGTTTAAACATTATGCTCTCACCAACAAAAAAAATGGATCATCAATATCTTCCTACTTCTAAATTATGGACAGTCTTGGTCACAAAAGGTTTTATTGTTAACACCATGAATCCATCTGCATTTTTAATTTGGATGAGTGTTGCGACTATTGCCAATAAAATAACTTTAAAACCCAGTGGCACAGAAATTCTTATGTTCTATTTGAGCATTGGTATCACCATCATTGGTTTAGATTTGTTGAAAATATTCTTAGGTAAGAAAATTGCTTTAAAATTCAAGGATGGTATCCTGTCAAAATTCAAATATGTGTCGGGCGTTTTTTTTATAATTAATGGGTTATATTTGGTGTACGTCGCCATATTCTAA
- a CDS encoding T9SS type A sorting domain-containing protein translates to MIAPIEDYNGNLFEITNRSIGAIEYQKVSNNDDLNTSSMLVYPNPSKGLIHIISDLIKGEHLKITIFSIQGNFIKSIPINTTTNPSIDLQMNDGTYMYIIEDSKEKILKRSLLLISK, encoded by the coding sequence GTGATCGCACCTATTGAAGATTATAATGGAAATCTTTTTGAAATTACCAACCGATCAATTGGAGCCATAGAATATCAAAAAGTAAGCAATAATGATGATTTAAATACTTCATCCATGTTAGTTTATCCAAATCCATCTAAAGGATTAATACATATTATTTCCGACCTTATAAAAGGTGAACATTTAAAAATAACAATTTTTTCAATCCAAGGAAACTTTATAAAAAGCATACCAATTAATACTACAACAAACCCATCCATCGACTTGCAAATGAATGATGGAACTTACATGTATATCATAGAAGATTCAAAAGAGAAAATTCTCAAAAGATCCTTGTTATTGATTTCAAAATAA
- the tnpA gene encoding IS200/IS605 family transposase, with amino-acid sequence MSNTYTQLIIQLVFAVKGRKSFISETWEEELYKYITAVVQNYRHKMLAINGMIDHIHILIGLNPAISISDLVKDIKRASNNWINEKGLIKNKFEWQSGFGAFSYSRSHLDKVYKYIQNQKIHHKKVSFKSEYLTELIANEIEYKDEYLFEYYE; translated from the coding sequence ATGAGTAACACATATACACAATTGATTATCCAATTGGTTTTTGCAGTGAAGGGTAGAAAAAGTTTTATAAGTGAAACATGGGAAGAAGAATTATATAAATATATAACTGCTGTTGTACAAAACTATAGACATAAAATGCTAGCAATAAATGGTATGATAGATCATATTCATATATTAATAGGTTTGAATCCTGCGATATCCATTTCTGATTTGGTTAAAGATATAAAAAGAGCAAGCAATAATTGGATTAACGAAAAGGGGCTAATCAAAAATAAATTTGAATGGCAAAGCGGATTTGGAGCATTTTCTTATAGTCGATCTCATTTGGATAAAGTTTATAAATATATTCAAAATCAAAAGATACATCATAAAAAGGTATCGTTCAAATCAGAATACCTAACTGAACTAATAGCGAATGAGATTGAATATAAGGATGAATATCTTTTTGAATATTACGAATAG